One segment of Anomalospiza imberbis isolate Cuckoo-Finch-1a 21T00152 chromosome 2, ASM3175350v1, whole genome shotgun sequence DNA contains the following:
- the SLC10A2 gene encoding ileal sodium/bile acid cotransporter, whose product MQTNFLSQQFNAGSLAENSTACPANATICDGTSCILTGDNFNQTLSVVLSTVLTIMLALVMFSMGCNVEIKNFLGHIKRPWGIFVGFLCQFGIMPLTAFLLSLAFNVLPIQAVVVMIMGCCPGGTASNVIAYWVDGDMDLSISMTTCSTLLAMGMMPLCLFIYTKMWTDADAIVLPYNSIGLSLVALVIPVSVGIFVNHKWPSKAKIILKVGSIVGAVLIVLIAVVGGILYKGSWIITPKLWIIGTIFPAAGYTLGFFLARLAGLSWNRCRTVSLETGMQNTQLCSTIVQLSFTPEQLELMFTFPLIYSIFQLLFALLILGGYRLYRRHHVKTKTDVEKTAQKEDSKSSAKINGGFVSDEMK is encoded by the exons ATGCAGACAAACTTTCTTTCCCAGCAATTTAATGCTGGTTCTTTGGCAGAAAACTCCACGGCTTGTCCAGCAAATGCTACTATTTGTGATGGCACTTCTTGTATATTGACAGGAGATAATTTTAATCAAACTTTGAGCGTAGTTTTAAGTACTGTTCTAACAATCATGCTGGCTTTGGTGATGTTCTCCATGGGCTGCAATGTGGAAATTAAGAATTTCTTGGGCCACATAAAAAGACCCTGGGGTATATTTGTGGGTTTCCTTTGCCAGTTTGGAATTATGCCTCTCACAGCCTTCTTGCTCTCTTTGGCCTTTAACGTCCTTCCTATTCAAGCTGTCGTGGTGATGATCATGGGATGCTGTCCAGGGGGCACAGCCTCGAATGTCATTGCCTACTGGGTGGATGGAGACATGGATCTAAG CATCAGCATGACAACTTGCTCCACGCTGCTTGCAATGGGAATGATGCCACTTTGTCTCTTTATTTACACCAAAATGTGGACTGATGCTGATGCAATTGTACTCCCCTATAACAGCATTG gACTTTCTCTGGTAGCTCTTGTAATTCCTGTTTCGGTTGGAATATTTGTCAACCACAAATGGCCTAGTAAAGCAAAAATCATACTTAAG GTAGGTTCCATTGTGGGAGCAGTGCTCATCGTGCTCATTGCCGTGGTTGGGGGAATACTCTACAAAGGCTCCTGGATTATCACACCGAAATTATGGATTATTGGCACCATATTTCCAGCGGCTGGCTATACTTTAGGATTCTTTCTGGCTCGTCTAGCTGGTCTGTCTTGGAACAG GTGTCGTACAGTGTCTCTGGAAACAGGCATGCAAAACACTCAGCTATGTTCCACTATAGTACAGCTCTCATTCACTCCTGAACAACTTGAACTGATGTTTACTTTCCCACTCATCTACAGCATTTTCCAGCTGTTGTTTGCACTACTAATTTTAGGAG GCTACCGTCTTTACAGAAGACACCATGTGAAAACAAAGACAGATGTtgagaaaacagcacaaaaagaGGATTCAAAGTCAAGTGCTAAAATAAATGGAGGATTTGTATCAGATGAGATGAAATAG